The window AACACCCAGACGCAGCGCCTATCGCCCCAGCTTTTGGCCGGCCCCAACGAGGCCCGACGCCCGAATTAATAGAAGTACGAATTAAGATCTTGCGAGCACACGATCCGTCGGCAATCCTTCCCCCATGGCCACCACCCAGCCCGAAGCCCTCGCCGCCATCCTCGCCGACGAACCGCTCCTCCAACTCCTCGGCCACCCCTCCAAAGCCGTCCTCAACAAGCTCCTGGCCTTCCTCCTCACCGGCGTCTCCCAAGACACCGTCACCGAGCAGCTCGCCACCCTCTGGGCCACCCCCACCAGCAACGAAGCCAACCGCCTCTGGGAACACCTCAAGCCCTCCAAGGTCACCCTCGGCGGGCCGCGCTACCTGCGCTCCATGCAGGCCCTGCGGCTCTTCGCCATCCTGGTGCAGCGCCACTACGGCGCGCTCAACGACGCGCACCAGAAGGAGCTGCGCGCCAAGGTCGAGGAGCTGGTCGCGGTGCTGCTGCGCCACGACGTGCCCGTCCCGGACCGGCGCGCCTATGCCCGCGCGCAGTCCATGGTGGGCTTCTGCCTCATGCTGGCCCACGAGGTCCCCAGCCTGGTGGTGGAGGGCGACGTGTACCGCGCCGCGGCGGCCTTTGGTCTGCTGACGGGCTGCGAGGACGCGCCCAAGCGGCAGCTCGGCGAGACCGACGAGGCCTATCAGAAGCGCGCCCGCCGTTCCGTCGCCCAGCGCGCCCGCACGCGCATCTCGGACCCGGCCAGCCGCTACGAGGACGAGTACGCGCAGCTGCTTCACCAGCTGGCGCGCAACGCCGCCGCCCGACCATCGAAAGGCCCCACCTCATGACCTCCCGAACCTCCGCTCCCCGAGAAGGGCAGCTCGTGCGGCTGAACGCCGCCACGCTGCAGTACGAGCCCTGCGGCTACCTCATCCGCCACTATGCGCCGGACATGGTGTGCATCCGGCCGGCGCCACCCGCGCCGAGCACGTTCCAGCTTCGGCTCCCGCACCCCGAGGTGCTGACCGAGGTTGGCCCAGACCACTGGGCGTACGACCCACCACTCAGCGACGCGCAGCGAGCGTGTCTCACGAGCCTCGCCAAAGCAGCGCTGGGGGCTCGGTCATGAGCGGCCGCTATCAGCCCCTGGCCGGCCTGCGCATCGGCATCTACGCGCGCTACTCGAGCGACAAGCAGAACGACACCAGCGCCACCGACCAAATCGACTACTGCGCGCAGTCCGTCGCGCGCCTGGGCGGGAACGTGTCCGCGAGCCTGGTGTTCCGCGAAGAGGCCATCAGCGGCGCGTCGCTCGACCGGCCCGGCTGGCAGGCCTGCATGGCCGCGGTGCGCGCGCGCCGGATCGACGTGCTGGTGGTGGAGAGCCAGTCGCGCGTCTCGCGCAGCCTGGCCGACTCGGCCTCCGTGCTGGACGAGCTCCGCTTTCTCGGGGTCACGCTGCTGGGCGTCTCCGACGGCCTCGACACGCGGCGCGAAGACTCCGACCTGATGGCGGGCGTGAACGGCGCCGTGAACCAACAGTACCTGCGCAAGCTGGGCCGCGAGACCAAGCGCGGCATGACGCAGCGCGCGCGGGCGCAGAAAGTCACCGGCGGCCGAACCTTTGGCTACAAGTCAGTCACAGCCCCCGACGGCAACGGCAAGGTCTGGATGGTCGATGAGGCGGAGGCCGCCTGGGTGCGGCGCATCTTCACCCAGTACGCCACGGGCACACCCCCACGGACCATCGCCGAGACGCTCGACACGGCCGGCGTGCCCCCGCCGCGCAGCAAGTCCGAAGGCTGGAAGAAGGGCACCGTCAGCTCCATCCTCGGCAACGAGCGCTACCTGGGCGTGGTGAAATTCAACCAGCGCCACTGGATGAAGCGCCCGGGCACCAACCAGCGCGTGCCCCGGCCCGGCAACCCCGACGAGCAGGTGCGCTACCAGGACGACACCCTGCGCATTGTCTCGGACGAGCAGTGGCAGGCGGTGGCCGCCCGCCGCGCCGCCGAACACCCGGCCAAGAAGGGCCGCCGCGGGCTCCGGCGCAAGCGCACCTACCCGCTGTCGGGCTTGCTGGTCTGCGGCGGCTGCGGCGCGCAGCTGGTGATCGCCAACGAGCGCTACTACGGCTGCAAGGCACGCCACCAGAACCGCAACCACTGCAGCGTCTCCCGCACCGTCCGCGAGGACCACCTGCGCGCGGCCCTGATGTCCAGCCTCACCAAGCAGCTGGGCACGCCCCGCGCGCTGCGCTACCTGCGCGACCAGCTGGCCACGCAGCAAGCCGCGGCCGCCCAGACCGAGGACGCCACCCGCCGCGAGCTCACGCGCACCCTGGCCCAGGCGGACGCCGCGGTCACCAAGCTGGTGGACCTGGCCATGAACGCGGGCGAGGGCTCGGGCGCCATCATGGACCGCCTACGCCAAGAAGAGGCGCGCCGAGATCACCTGCGCACGGAGCTGGCCGCCCTCGCCAACCCCGAGCGCGCGCCGGTGTTGCTGCCCCAAGGCACGGACCCGGACGCCGCCACCGACGCGCTGCTGCGCACCATCCTTCACCTGCCCACGCTGGCGGAGATTAACCCCGAAGCCGCCCGCGATGCGCTGCGCCTGCTGCTGGGCGACACCAAGCTCACCGTCACGCACCACGAAGACGGCAGCACCGTGGTCACGGGTGAGCTGTACCCGCTGGGCGTGCTGCTGCCGCCCGCCCCGAGCTCCCCGAACACGGGCCGAGCACAACAAAAAACACCGAGTCCTTTTGAGACCCGGTGTTCAGAGTTGGAAGGTATTTCCAATGATGGTTGCGGGGGCCGGATTTGAACCGACGACCTTCGGGTTATGAGCCCGACGAGCTACCAAACTGCTCCACCCCGCGGCAGAGAGCGGCACTATACGCGCATCCCTTGGGCTGTCAACGTTGGCCGAGAAAAATCCTCACCGGGTGGTCGCGTCCATTCTCACGGCGGGTGAGCAGTGGTAGAACGGTGGCACGGCGTGACGCGGGGTCCGGTTCGGGTGCTCGCTCCGCCGCTTGTTCATGATGCAGACCGATCCTTCCTTAACCAAGACCCCCTCTCGTGTGTCGGCGAGCGAAGACAGCGTGCGCTCGCAGGAGCTCACGTTCGACATCCCGTCCGACATGAAGATGGAAGACTGGGTCGGGGCCATCATCGACGAGCGCTACCGCATCGAGGCCATCATCGGGGTGGGCGGCATGGCGGCGGTGTTCTCGGCGGAGCACGTGCGTTTGGGGCACCGCGTGGCGCTCAAGGTGCTGCTGCCCGCGTTCCAAGAGCACGAAGAGATCCGCGCGCGCTTCGCCCGTGAGGCGCTGGCCATGGCCCGCCTCGACCACCCGCACATCGCCACCGCCATCGACTACGGCGAGCTGGACGACGGCGGGCGCTACATGGTCATGCCGCTGGTCCCGGGCGAGAGCCTGCGGGACGAGCTGCACCGCCGCGGGGCCTTCCCCTGGGCCGAGGCGTGCGCCATCGGCGCGCAGGTGGCCGACGCCCTCGCCGCCGCGCACGAGGCCGAGGTGGTGCACCGCGATCTCAAGCCCGACAACGTCATGTGCGCGCGCCGCCTGGACGGGGCCATCCGCGCCACGGTGCTGGACTTCGGCATCGCGCGCGTGCGCAGCCTGGACGCCGCCGACCCCGACCGCATGAGCCGCCTGCGCACGCTCACGCACGTGGGCCACGTGATGGGCACGCCGGGCTACATGGCGCCCGAGCAGGCCACCGGGCAGTCCGTGGACGAGCGCACCGATCTCTACGCGCTGGGCCTGGTGCTCTACGAGATGGTCACGGGGCGGCAGCGCTACCCCAGCGAGAAGGTCAGCGGCGTGAGCGAGATCCTCACGCTGCAGCTGACCGAGCCGTCCACGCACCTGCGTGACCTGCCCAACTTCGCGCACATCCCCGAGGAGCTGGACACCATCGTGGCCCGGCTGCTGCAGTCGAAGCCCTCGGACCGGCCCGCCACGGCGGCCGAGGTGCGCGACGTGCTGCTGGAGCTGGCCTATGGGCACTCGGCGCACGGCAAAGACCCCGCGCTGAAGACGGGCGAGTCCGAAGCGCTCAAGAAGCGCCGCGACGCGACCACCGGCTCGGCGCACGTGGCCAGCGGTCCGGTGCGCAAGGCGCGGCGCGGGCTGTTCCTGTTCCTGGGGATGCTCACGGGCGTGGCGCTCACCGTGGGCGGTCTGGTCTACACGGGCCTGGTCGAGGTGCCCATCGACGAGGACTTCAACCTCATCACGCGCACCACCGCGCAGGGCACCGACGTGCCCGAGGCCCTCGTCCAAGACGTGGCCATCATGAACGAGAGCATCGAGACGGGCATTCGGCGTGACGCCGCTCGGCGCATCCTGGCCTTCGAGCCGTCCACGGCGCTGCCCCCGTGGCTCGAGGCCGCGGCTCAGCTCGAGGCCGCCCGCAGCTGCGAGACCCGCGAGGTGGCGCTCACGCGCATCCGTGAGCTGGGCGACCGGCGCGCCCGCCCCGCGGTGGACCACCTGGACACCACGCCGCGCCGCGGCTGCGGTCGGCAGGGGCGCTACGACTGCTACGCCTGCGTGCGCGACAGCCTGTCGCAGACGCTCGACGTGCTGAACGGCATCGTGCCCGCCGCGGCTGCGGTCGCTGCGCCCCCCGCCGAGACCGAGCCGGTCCTCGAGGCGGGCACCGCGGCTCCCTGACTCAGTGCGGGACGTCTTGGTCCAGCGTCCAGCGCCCGCGCGGGTGCCGGCGCCGCCGCCCGCACGCGATGGAGTCGGGCCTGCCCGTGGCGATCAGCCACTCCGTGACCGAGCGGCGCGACCGTGACCCGCTGTAGCGCAGGCCCGGGCGGAACAGCTCGGCCGGGTCGCAGTTCTGCCCGGCGTACATGAACTCGAAGTGCACGTGCGGGCCGCGGCTGATGCCGG of the Sandaracinaceae bacterium genome contains:
- a CDS encoding recombinase family protein, whose product is MSGRYQPLAGLRIGIYARYSSDKQNDTSATDQIDYCAQSVARLGGNVSASLVFREEAISGASLDRPGWQACMAAVRARRIDVLVVESQSRVSRSLADSASVLDELRFLGVTLLGVSDGLDTRREDSDLMAGVNGAVNQQYLRKLGRETKRGMTQRARAQKVTGGRTFGYKSVTAPDGNGKVWMVDEAEAAWVRRIFTQYATGTPPRTIAETLDTAGVPPPRSKSEGWKKGTVSSILGNERYLGVVKFNQRHWMKRPGTNQRVPRPGNPDEQVRYQDDTLRIVSDEQWQAVAARRAAEHPAKKGRRGLRRKRTYPLSGLLVCGGCGAQLVIANERYYGCKARHQNRNHCSVSRTVREDHLRAALMSSLTKQLGTPRALRYLRDQLATQQAAAAQTEDATRRELTRTLAQADAAVTKLVDLAMNAGEGSGAIMDRLRQEEARRDHLRTELAALANPERAPVLLPQGTDPDAATDALLRTILHLPTLAEINPEAARDALRLLLGDTKLTVTHHEDGSTVVTGELYPLGVLLPPAPSSPNTGRAQQKTPSPFETRCSELEGISNDGCGGRI
- a CDS encoding serine/threonine protein kinase, with protein sequence MSASEDSVRSQELTFDIPSDMKMEDWVGAIIDERYRIEAIIGVGGMAAVFSAEHVRLGHRVALKVLLPAFQEHEEIRARFAREALAMARLDHPHIATAIDYGELDDGGRYMVMPLVPGESLRDELHRRGAFPWAEACAIGAQVADALAAAHEAEVVHRDLKPDNVMCARRLDGAIRATVLDFGIARVRSLDAADPDRMSRLRTLTHVGHVMGTPGYMAPEQATGQSVDERTDLYALGLVLYEMVTGRQRYPSEKVSGVSEILTLQLTEPSTHLRDLPNFAHIPEELDTIVARLLQSKPSDRPATAAEVRDVLLELAYGHSAHGKDPALKTGESEALKKRRDATTGSAHVASGPVRKARRGLFLFLGMLTGVALTVGGLVYTGLVEVPIDEDFNLITRTTAQGTDVPEALVQDVAIMNESIETGIRRDAARRILAFEPSTALPPWLEAAAQLEAARSCETREVALTRIRELGDRRARPAVDHLDTTPRRGCGRQGRYDCYACVRDSLSQTLDVLNGIVPAAAAVAAPPAETEPVLEAGTAAP